The sequence below is a genomic window from Rhinopithecus roxellana isolate Shanxi Qingling chromosome 19, ASM756505v1, whole genome shotgun sequence.
CCCTCCGCAGGCGTGACCTTCCCCTCTGGAGAGGCCCAGGAGCAGCTCATCCGTTCCTTGTACCAGTCGGCTGGAGTGGCCCCTGAGTCATTTGAGTACATCGAAGCCCACGGCACAGGCACCAAGGTGATGTGCCCCCGCCAACTCACCACCCCATGACCGTAACCCGTGCCCACGCCTGGAGAGGTGGCCTGGCCAGAGCCCCTGACCCCCCCATGTTTCCCACAGGTGGGTGACCCCCAGGAGCTGAATGGCATCACCCGAGCCCTGTGCGCCACCCGCCAGGAGCCACTGCTCATTGGCTCCACCAAGTCCAACATGGGGCACCCGGAGCCAGTCTCGGGGCTGGCAGCCTTGGCCAAGGTAGGTGGAGCTGGGCTTGGGGGACCCTCAGGCCCCTGCTCCCTGGGACTGGGCTGCGCCATCGCTGAGCACTGCTGCTTCCTGTTTGCCAAGTGGAGGCAGGGGCTTGCCCACCAGGAATGCCTGTCCCCCGGGTCATGCTTCGGGTCTGAGCAGAGGCACTAATGCTGATGGCAGGGAGAGCTCATAGCCAGGCTCGCTGGATCTTTCCTGGGGGGTCTTATGTCCTGCCGAGTGCCTGCCAGACACAGAGCCGAGCTGGAGGAGCCACTTGGGTTGGAAGAGCGAGACAGGAGCAGGCCTGGGGGGGGTCGGCTGCAGCATCAGGGTCTCCCGTGTCGCCCACCTGTGTCTACAGCTTCCTGACCCACTAACAGAGGCCTGTGGCTCTTCAGAGACCAGGCACAGGAGCCCCGACACCCGCAGTCACTCAGGCCCTCTGCAGCCTCTGAGATGCACCATCTGGACCAATGGGGCCTTAGTGTTCAGGCCACAGCCAGGCTTTCGAGGGGCCACATCAGGCTGGGAGGCAGCAAGTCCCAAAGGGGAGGTCTTGGACCAAGCTGAGGGCAGGGCCATGGCGGCTCAGTCATCGGACCCCTGTGCCATGGCAGGATTAGGTTGGGGACAGGAAGTGTGTCGGAGAGGGCCCTGGAACCCTGGCCCCACATGAGAGTCTCAGGGAGGTGCCTGCCCCCAGCTCAGGCAGCAGTGCAGGGAGTGGGGCGGCTGCCCACCCACCATGTACCCCCACAGGTGCTGCTGTCCCTGGAGCACGGGCTCTGGGCCCCCAACCTGCACTTCCACAGCCCCCACCCTGAGATCCCAGCGCTGTTGGATGGGCGGCTGCAAGTGGTGGCCCAGCCCCTGCCCGTCCGTGGTGGCAACGTGGGCATCAACTCCTTTGGCTTTGGGGGCTCCAATGTGCACGTCATCCTGAGGCCCCACACGCAGCCACCCCCAGCACCCGCCCCACACGCCAGCCTGCCCCGTCTGCTGCGGGCTAGTGGACGCACCCCTGAGGCTGTGCAGGAGCTGCTGGAGCAGGGCCTCCAGCACAGCCAGGAGCTGGCTTTCCTGAGCATGCTGAACGACATCGCGGCCGTCCCCACCACGGCCATGCCCTTCCGTGGCTATGCCGTGCTGGGTGGCGAGCAGGGTGACCCAGAGGTGCAGCAGGTGCCCGCTGGCAACCGCCCACTCTGGTTCATCTGCTCTGGTGAGCCCACACTCTGTCCCCAAGGTGGTCCCTTCCCTGGGGAGAGGGCAGGCAAGCTGGAGCTGGTGGTCCCCTGAGGTGCTCTCTGGGACAGGGATGGGCACCCAGTGGTGTGGGACGGCACTAAGCCTCGTGACGTGCTCTCTGGGACAGGGATGGGCACGCAGTGGCGCGGGATGGGGCTGAGCCTCATGCGCCTGGACCACTTCCGAGACTCCATCCTGCGCTCCGATGAGGCTGTGAAGCCGTTCGGCCTGAAGGTGTCACAGCTGCTTCTGAGCACGGACGAGAGCACCTTTGATGACATCGTCCACTCCTTCGTGAGCCTGACTGCCATCCAGGTAGGACCAAGCctgccagtgtgtgtgtgcaaCGCCAGCCCGGGGCTCTGGCTTTCCCTGGAGCCCGGGAGCTGCAGTCTCCAGTCAGGACCCTGACAGCCTCTTTGCTGGGCAGAGCCTTATGCTGGGGGTAGGACCGGAGCGGGGACGGGGAGGGGTCTCAGTGGGGCCATAGGGGCTTCTTTCCTACCAAGAGACCTGGGAGGGTCGATGTGGCAGGGGGTGGAGATGGCCCAGTGGGGCCGGGGGCCGCCCCCAACCGCTGCACCTGCTGGAGGTTGCGACGCGAGTGTCCTGTTTCTACCCCAGATAGGTCTCATAGACCTGCTGAGCTGCATGGGGCTGAGACCAGATGGCATCGTTGGCCACTCTCTGGGGGAGGTGGCCTGTGGCTACGCTGACGGCTGCCTGTCCCAGGAGGAGGCTGTCCTCGCTGCCTACTGGAGGGGCCAATGCATCAAAGAAGCGCATCTCCCACTGGGCGCCATGGCAGCCGTGGGTAGGTGTCCCCGAGGTCTCCCGGGGGGGGCCCCCAGCACCTCCAAGAAAGGAGGCTGACCTCTCGGCGTGGGGTCCTCACCTGCAGCCCTGGCCTGGCCCCTGTAGGATAGAGTGGCCCCCGCTGGCCTGGGGACACCCAGCTCAGACACAGCCGGGCGCAAGTCCCCGTGCAGCTGTCCCAGTGGCCCCACACCTGGCAGCCTTGGGCCTAGGCACATGCCCATGGGCATCAGGCCTGCGTGGAGCCCCCTGGGACACAGCCCCAGCATAGTAAGAACCCAGGGGCTTTGGTGAAGCCAACACACAGGTCGCCAGGGTTCCCTCAGACTGGTGCCCTCCGTTGACACCCATCTCTGAGCCCCGTGGGCCACATGTGGGCAGGGCTTGGAAAGAACTGGGATTGCAGAGGACTGAGGGGGCCACCATCTGGGACTGGGCTCCCAGGAGCTGCCCCTGGCAGCTCTGTAATGACGCCTCCACCCACGGGTCAAACACAGCAGGGGGTGAACGTTTCTCATGAAGGCTCCAAGGCTGCCATTACCACGCCTGTCATTACTGCCCCCAGCTGCAGGCAGTGTCCTGGGTAGGTGGGTGGCTGGGAGCGGCTCGGTCCCCACACTAAGCTTCTGAGGCTGGCTCTGCCATAGGCTTGTCCTGGGAGGAGTGTAAACAGCGCTGCCCCCCGGGCGTGGTGCCCGCCTGCCACAACTCCAAGGACACAGTCACCATCTCGGGACCTCAGGTGGGTGCTGCGGCCCAGTCGGGTTCCTCTGTCCCCTGCGCCTGCCACTGCAAGTCTGGCAGGGACATGCGGCCATGGTCTATGCCCTGTGAGGTTCTGACAGGCCTGGGGCATGGGGCAGGCTTGTCCCCAGGTCCCTTGCCCGTTCCCTCTTGGTTCCCTCTACCTCCCTGAGCCTGAGGTGGGTGCCCGGCCAGGATGCTCATCCAGGCTCCCATAATGCCCAGGCCTCTGTGTTTGAGTTCATGGAGCAGCTGAGGAAGGAGGGTGTGTTTGCCAAGGAGGTTCGGACCGGCGGTATGGCCTTCCACTCCTACTTCATGGAGGCCATCGCACCCCCACTACTGCAGGCGCTCAAGAAGGTGTGCTGACACGGCCTAGGGGGCGCGGGGCGGGCCGGGGCGCCCATGACCCAGCACTGACCTGGCCCCTCATGCAGGTGATCCGGGAGCCGAAGCCACGTTCAGCCCGCTGGCTCAGCACCTCCATCCCTGAGGCCCAGTGGCACAGCAGCCTGGCACGCACGTCCTCCGCTGAGTACAATGTCAACAACCTGGTGAGCCCTGTGCTGTTCCAGGAGGCCCTGTGGCACGTGCCTGAGCACGCAGTGGTGCTGGAGATCGCACCCCATGCCCTGCTGCAGGTAGGCCCAGCCTGGGGGCAGCGGGCGCCAGGAGCCTGGGACAGGCACCTCGGCTGAGCACCAAGGGAGCCCACGCGCCCTGCCGCCCCCAGGCTGTCCTGAAGCGTGGCCTGAAGCCGGGCTGCACCATCATCCCCCTGATGAAAAAGGATCACAGAGACAACCTGGAGTTCTTCCTCACCGGCATCGGCAGGCTGCACCTCTCAGGGTGGGTCCCTTCCCATCCCGGGCCTTACCTCCTGCAGTCGACGGCGTGGGGTGGCTGCACCTCTCAGGGTGGGTCCCTTCCCATCCCGGGCCTTACCTCCTGCAGTCGACGGCGTGGGGTGGCTGCACCTCTCAGGGTGGGTCCCTTCCCATCCCGGGCCTTACCTCCTGCAGTCGACGGCGTGGGGTGGGTGCACCTCTCAGGGTGGGTCCCTTCCCATCCCGGGCCTTATCTCCTGCAGTCGACGGCGTCGGCAGGCTGCACCTCTCAGGGTGGGTCCCTTCCCATCCCGGGCCTTACCTCCTGCAGTCGACGGCGTGGGGTGGCTGCACCTCTCAGGGTGGGTCCCTTCCCATCCTGGGCCTTATCTCCTGCAGTCGACGGCGTGGGGTGGGTGAGCAGGGCTGCGGGACCCTCGCTGACCCAGGCTGGTGAGAGCAGCCCTGGATGGTCCACCGCAGGGAGTGGGTCGGCTGAACCCAGAGCCCCTGGACCCCGGTGACGGATGTGCCGCCTGTGCCTCCCTTCTCCACAGCATCGACGCCAACCCCAATGCCTTGTTCCCGCCTGTGGAGTTCCCAGCTCCCCGAGGAACCCCCCTCATCTCCCCACTCATCAAATGGGACCACAGCCTGGCCTGGGACGTGCCGGCTGCCGAGGATTTCCCCAACGGCTCTGGTTCCCCCTCGGCCGCCATCTACAACATTGGTGAGCAGGGGCCCAGCGGGTGGGCAAGCTCTTCCCTCCCCACACCAGTGCTGAGGCCTGTGCCCTCCTGCAGACACCAGCCCCGAGTCTCCCGACCACTACCTGGTGGATCACACCATCGACGGCCGATGCATCTTCCCCGCCACTGGCTACCTGTGCATAGTGTGGAAGACGCTGGCccgggccctgggcctggccgtGGAGCAGCTGCCTGTGGTGTTTGAGGACGTGGTGCTACACCAGGCCACCATCCTGCCCAAGACTGGTGAGGGGCACCCCAGGACCGAGGCGGGGGCAGCTGGGGGCAGGTGCTGCCCTCTGACCTCTGACTCTTCTGCTCTGCAGGGACCGTGTCCCTGGAAGTACGGCTCCTGGAGGCCTCCCGCGCCTTTGAGGTGTCACAGAACGGCAACCTGATAGTGAGTGGTAAGCAGGGCTGGTGGCGCGGGAGCTGCGGGGGCTGTGCCCGCTGGCCATGCCACCCGTCTTCAGGTTTTTGCACACCTGCCTGCCTGCAGGGAAGGTGTACCAGTGGGAGGACCCTGACCCCAAGCTCTTCAACCACCCGGAAAGTCCCACCCCCAGCCCCGAGGAGCCCCTTTTCCTGACCCAGGCTGAGGTTTACAAGGAGCTGCGTCTGCGTGGCTACGACTATGGCCCTCACTTCCATGGCATCCTGGAGGCCCGCCTGGAAGGTGGGTACTGACTGCTGCTGCCCAAGCCACCGGGGAGGGCGGTCGCCATTGTGGGGGCCACAGAGGGCACCCACGGCTGGGCATGCAGCCTGGGAGGGAGCAGAGGGGCCCGGCGGGCTCTGGGAGGTGGCCCCAGGGACCTGGGAGTTCCACAGCACCAACCAGGCCCTGTGTGCAGGTGACTCGGGGAGGCTGCTGTGGAAGGACAACTGGGTGAGCTTCCTGGACGCCATGCTGCAGATATCCATCCTGGGCTTGGCCAAGCGCAGCCTGCACCTGCCCACCCGCATCACCGCCATCCACATCGACCCTGCCACCCATAGGCAGAAGCTATACACGCTGCAGGACAACGCCCAAGGTAGCCCCGCCCCGACCCCAACCCAGTGCCCCCAGCCAACAATGCCACACTCACCCGGCTGTCCCCACAGTGGCTGACGTGGTGGTGAGCAGGTGGCTGAGCATCACGGTGGCCGGAGGCGTCCACATGTCCCGTGTCCACACTGAGTCGGCCCCGCGGCGGCAGCAGGACCTGCAGGTGCCCATCCTGGAGAAGTTTTGCTTCACGCCGCACGTGGAGGAGGGGTGCCTGTCTGAGCGCGCCGCCCTGCAGAAGGAGCTGCAGCTGTGCAAAGGTGAGGCCCGGCCCTGCCGACTTCGGACACCCCGGCGATGGGGAGCGATTGCTTCCCTTTCATGTTGACCCCAGACTCGCCTCTCCACGGGGCCCCCTTCGGAGTCAGCAACCCCAGCCCAACCCTCCGGCCAGAGCTCATGACggcagcctccctccctccccggcCCCCAGTCTTCTTTGTCCCTGGTCACTGTTCCTCAGTCTTGAAGGGGGTCTTGGGGACAAAGATGACAGATTCAGCCCCAGGTCACACCTTGGCTAGGCAGAGTAGCCCCTGCAGCTGAATGCGGCCCCTCACTGTGTCCACGGTGTTCAGGAGTCAACGTCACAATGGCGGGCAGCCCCCTCCTCATCCCTCAGCTATTTCTCATCCTGTAGGCAGAGCTGGGTGTTGGCCTCAGAAGGACAGAGTGGGTCTGAGAGCCCATGCCAGGCAGATGCCCTGGGGCTTTGGGAACAGcaggcctgcctccctccctccctaggACTGGTGCAGGCACTGCAGACCAAGGTGACCCAGCAGGGGCTGAGAATGGTGGTGCCCGGACTGGACGGGGCCCAGGTCCCCCAGGACCCCCCACAGCAGGGACTGCCCCAGCTGCTGTCGGCTGCATGCAGGCTTCAGCTCAACGGGAACCTGCAGCTGGAGCTAGCGCAGGTGCTGGCCCAGAAGAGGCCCGAGCTGCCAGAGGACCCTCTGCTCAGCGGCCTTCTGGACTCCCCAGCGCTCAGGGCCTGCCTGGACACTGCCGTGGAGAACATGCCCAGCCGGAAGATGAAGGTGGTGGAGGTGGGTGCCTCCTGGCAGCCAGGCCCCTGCCCTGAACGTCGTGCGACCCACCCCAACGTCAGTCACAGAAGGAGACACAGACTCGGGGAGGCCCTGGGCAGTGGGAGGGGCCACCCAGCTGCCTGTGTGGTTCTGTGCAGGTGTCCTGTGCAGTCCACACAGCCACCGTGGAGGGCCCGTGGGCTCCAAGAGGTGTGCTCTAGGCAGGACCCCGGGGATAAGACCAGTGACATCTGTGCGTGCCCGCGGCTGGCACCATCATCGGGTTGACGGGGAAGCTTTTCTGCCAGACTGTGGTCTCATAGACATTTTGCCCAGCCCCAGCTCAGGGTCACCGGCCTGGTGCCGGGCTGATTCCAGAATTTACCCCCTTCAGGTGCTGGCTGGCCACGGTCACCTGTATTCCCGCATCCCAGGCCTGCTTGGCACCCAGCCCCTGCTGCAGCTGAGCTACACGGCCACCGATCGCCACCCTCAGGCCCTGAAGGCTGCCGAGGCCGAGCTGCAGCAGCACGACATTGCCCAGGGCCAGTGGGACCCTGCGGACCCTGCCCCCAGCTCCCTGGGCAGCACTGACCTCCTGGTGTGCAACTGTGCTGTGGCTGCCCTTGGGGACCCGGCCTCAGCTCTCAGCAACATGGTGGCTACCCTGAGAGAAGGGGGCTTCCTGCTGCTGCACACACTGCTCCGGGGGCACCCCCTCGGGGAGACCGTGGCCTTCCTCACCTCCGCTGAACCTCAGTATGGCCAGGGCATCCTGAGCCAGGTGCGGCCACCGGGCAGGGGGACGGGGTGGGGGCCGGGTGAGGACCAGGCCGGCAAGGTGCTGACCGCCGCCCCCACAGGACGCGTGGGAGAGCCTCTTCTCCAGTGTGTCGCTGCGCCTGGTGGGCCTGAAGAAGTCCTTCTACGGGTCTGCACTCTTCCTGTGCCGCCGGCCCGCCCCGCAGGACAGCCCCATCTTCCTGCCAGTGGACGACACCAGCTTCTGCTGGGTGGAGTCGCTGAAGGTCAGGCCCCGCCCCGCTTCCAGGCCCCGCCCCACTTCCAGGCCCGCCCACTGTCCGGCCCCGCCCCACTTCCAGGCCCCGCCCACTGCCCTGCTTGCAGAGTGCGGCCTGACCGTCCCTGTCCTGCCGCAGGGCATCCTGGCTGACGAAGACTCCTCCCGGCCCGTGTGGCTGAAGGCCGTCAACTGTGCCACCTCGGGCGTGGTGGGCTTGGTCAACTGTCTCCGCCAAGAGCCCGGCGGGCACCGCCTCCGGTAGGAGCACggcccctctccccttccccttccccttccccttccccactcgcctccccctccccagcctgaGCTCACTGCCTCTGCCCCCAGGTGCGTGCTGCTCTCCAACCTCAGCAGCGCCTCTCGCGTCCCGGAGGTGGACCCGGGCTCCGCAGAGCTGCAAAAGGTGTTGCAGGGAGACCTGGTGATGAACGTCTACCGCGACGGGGCTTGGGGGGCCTTCCGCCACTTCCTGCTGGAGGAGGGTGAGCCCCCCACACTGCCCTGCCCCTCCCGGGAGACTGCGCCTGCAGGCCCCGCAGTAGCCCCACCTCCTGTTTCCCTAGACAAGCCTGAGGAGCCGACAGCACACGCCTTTGTGACCACCCTCACCAGGGGGGACCTGTCCTCCATCCGCTGGGTCTGCTCCTCCCTGCGCCATGCCCAGCCCTCCCGCCCCGGCGCCCAGCTCTGCACGGTCTACTACGCCTCCCTCAACTTCCGCGACATCATGCTGGCCACCGGCAAGCTGTCCCCTGAGGCCATTCCAGGTATGGGTGGCATGGGGCCGTGGGAGTGGACTGGACCGGGGAACAGACCCCACCAGCCAGGACCTGCCTAGAAGCCCCTTGGGAGGGAAGGGTGGGCAGTAGGAGGCTCAGTGCCGTCTCCCCCAGGGAAGTGGGCCTCCCAGGACAACCTGCTAGGCATGGAGTTCTCAGGCCGAGACCCCACTGGCAAGCGTGTGATGGGATTGGTGCCCGCCGAGGGCCTGGCCACCTCTGTCCTGCTGTCACCAGACTTTCTCTGGGACGTGCCATCCAACTGGTGAGTGTATCCAGGGTGTGAGCCTGGGCCCCAAGTGGGTGGTGGCCAGGCCTGCACTGACCCACCTGCTGCATCCCCAGGACCCTGGAGGAGGCGGCCTCAGTGCCCGTCGTCTACTGCACAGCCTACTACTCGCTGGTGGTGCGCGGGCGGGTGCGCCCTGGGGAGACAGTGCTTATCCACTCGGGCTCCGGTGGCGTGGGCCAGGCCGCCATCGCCATCGCCCTTAGTCTAGGCTGCCGCGTCTTCACCACCGTGGGTAAGGCCCTGCCCCCAGAGCCGGTCGCCGCCCTCCCGGCTCCACCACCCCGGTTCACCAGCGGCACCTCCTTTCCCCACCAGGGTCGTCCGAGAAGCGGGCGTACCTCCAGGCCAGGTTCCCCCAGCTGGACAGCACCAGCTTCGCCAACTCCCGGGACACATCGTTCGAGCAGCATGTCCTGCGGCACACGGGCGGGAAGGGTGAGCAGCCCCCACAGCCCCCACCTGTCTCCTGCCCAGGAAGAAGAAGGGTCAGGCCCGTTGGGCTGCAGTGGCTGGGCCTGCAGTGGGTGTGACTGTTGGGCCCCTCTGGCCCCTTAGGTGTTGACCTGGTCCTGAACTCCTTGGCGGAAGAGAAGCTGCAGGCCAGCGTGAGGTGCTTGGCTCAGCACGGTCGCTTCCTGGAAATTGGCAAATTCGACCTTTCTCAGAACCACCCACTTGGTGAGGCCAGCAGGACCTGGGCGGGGGTGGGCATGGATGGGTGTGGGTGGATGTGTGGAAGGCCCTGGGTGAGCACGTCCCCTGCCCACAGGCATGGCCATCTTCCTGAAGAACGTGACATTCCACGGGATCCTACTGGATGCGCTTTTGGAGGGCAGTGCTGAATGGCAGGAGGTGGCGGCGCTCCTGCAGGCCGGCATCCGGGAGGGGGTGGTACAGCCCCTCAAGTGCACAGTGTTCCCTGGGGCCCAGGTGGAGGACGCCTTCCGCTACATGGCCCAGGGGAAGCACATCGGCAAAGTCCTCGTGCAGGTGAGGGGAGGAGTCCCGGCGCCTCGCGCATCCCAGGCTCTGGTCCCCAGGCAGTGCCTGAGCCAGTGGGTGTTGCTGCCCGGATGCAGGTGCTTGCGGAGGAGCCGGAGGCAGTGCTGAAGGGGGCCAAACCCACGCTGATGTCGGCCATTTCCAAGACCTTCTGCCCGGCCTACAAGAGCTACATCATCGCTGGAGGTCTGGGTGGCCTCGGCCTGGAGTTGGCGCAGTGGCTGATCCAGCGTGGGGCACAGAAGCTTGTGTTGACCTCTCGCTCCGGGGTCCGGACAGGTGAGTCAGCAGGGGTGCCTGtggaccagcctgggccaggtgcagcCCCGGGCCCCTGAGTCCTTCTCTGCAGCCCACCATCATGGGCTGTCACGGCGCGTGGGGTCTGTTCCCCTCCATCTTGGCGGGGGCTTGCTGGACGGGGCTCTGCAGCTGCTCCCCACTTCCCCAGCCTGGCATGTGAGGAAGAGACTGTGTACCCTGGCCTGGTCAATCTCACAGTCCTGTGTCCCGCAGGCTACCAGGCCAAGCAGGTCCGCCAGTGGAGGCGCCAGGGCGTGCAGGTGCTGGTGTCCACCAGCAATATCAGTTCTCTGGAGGGGGCCCGGGGCCTCATCGCCGAGGCGGCGCAGCTCGGGCCTGTTGGCGGCATCTTCAACCTAACCATGGTGAGGGGAAGCTCCGAGACCAAGGCAGGGccctgggtgggtgggtgaggccCTGGAGCCGCAGGGAGTGCTAAGGATGCCTCCTCCAGGTCTTGAGAGACGCCATGCTGGAGAACCAGACCCCGGAGTTCTTCCAGGACGTCTGCAAGCCCAAGTACAGTGGCACCCTGAACCTGGACAGGTGGGCACCGCGCAGCCCTGCTCCCGCCTCTGCTGGGGTCTGGGCTCAGGGCTGTGGGAGCCAAGGTGGTTCGTTGACAGCCCTCTCTGGCCTTTCCTGGGGATGGGAGGTTGGGGGTTCCTGGGAGTGCCCGCCGATGGGGAGTGACACGCATGCCCACAGGGTGACCCGGGAGGCGTGCCCTGAGCTGGACTACTTTGTGGTCTTCTCCTCTGTGAGCTCCGGGCGCGGCAACGCCGGACAGAGCAACTATGGCTTTGCCAACTCTGCCATGGAGCGCATCTGCGAGAAACGCCGACACGAAGGCCTCCCAGGTGGGTCCCACCCTCTCCCCTTGGCCCTGCCCACACCCCCCCAGTggccactccccacccccatcttctCCCCACAGCCCTGCCCACCTGCCCCCTTGCCCACAGGCTTGGCCGTGCAGTGGGGCGCCATCGGCGATGTGGGCATTTTGGCGGACACAGTGAACATCAACGCCACAGTCATCGGTGGCACGCTGCCCCAGCGTGTGGCCTCCTGCCTGGAGGTGCTGGACCTCTTCCTGAACCAGCCCCACATGGTCCTGAGCAGTTTCGTGCTGGCTGAGAAGGCTGCGGCCTACAGGGACAGGGACGGCGAGCAGGACCTGGTGAAGGCCGTGGCACACATCCTGGGTGAGCGCTGCCAGCAGGAGCCCTGCCAGGCGGTTCCCCTGCTGGCATCAGGGTCTTGGGATGAACATAGCAGTCATGGccctgtgtgcctcagttttcctatccGCAGAGCCAGGGTGCAGGCGCAGGTGTCACTGTGGTGATGGTGCTTTGGGAGATGCACAGCCTGCACACCCCTGGATGTCAACCCTGCCCCACCCAGGCCGTCCCCACGCCCCTCCCGGAATTGCTGACCGAGCACATCCCTTCCAGGCATCCGCGACTTGGCTGCCGTCAACCTGGACAGCTCACTGGCGGACCTGGGCCTGGACTCGCTAATGAGCGTGGAGGTGCGCCAGACGCTCGAGCACAAGCTCAACCTGGTGCTCTCCATGCGCGAGGTGCGGCAGCTAACGCTCCGGAAACTGCAGGAGCTGTCCTTGAAGGCGGATGCGGCCAATGGTGCGTGCGGGTGACCAGGCGGGAGTGGGATCCCGGGGCTGCCCCAGCCCTTCCTCCTTGCTGTCTGGACCACGTCCCAGCAGGCGTCCCACCCTTCATCACGGTGCCGTTCTGAGCATTCCACCCCGACTCCCACCAGACATAGCACCATGGGGACTTGCGTGCATGTCTGTGTCCTTGCGTGGGTGCCAGGGCCCTGCAgccagaccagcctggcattTGCCCCTGTCTTCACAGAGCTGGCATCCCCCACGCCCAAGGAGGACGGTCTGACCCGGCAGCAGACTCAACTGAACCTGCGCTCCCTGCTGGTGAACCCCGAGGGCCCCACCCTGATGCAGCTCAATTCAGTGCAGAGCTCTGAGCGACCCCTATTCCTGGTGCACCCAATCGAGGGCTCCACCACTGTGTTCCACAGCCTGGCCTCCCGGCTCAGCATCCCCACCTATGGCCTGCAGTGCACCCGAGGTACTCCCGGGCCCTCCTCTGGACACGGTGGTCAGTGCTGGCCATCACGGGGCCCGTGACTGCCACCTGCACATGCTGAGTGCCTGGCACTGCCGTTGCAGCTGCACCCCTCGACAGCATCCACAGCCTGGCTGCCTACTACATCGACTGCATCAGGCAGGTGCAGCCCGAGGGCCCCTACCGCGTGGCTGGCTACTCCTATGGGGCCTGCGTGGCCTTTGAAATGTGCTCCCAGCTGCAGGCCCAGCAGAGCCCAGCCCCTACCCACAACAGCCTTTTCCTGTTCGATGGTTCGCACACTTACGTACTGGCCTACACCCAGGTGAGAGCCAGGCCAGCCCTGGAGGCCTGTGGCAAACATCTGGGCTCCCGACCTGTGCCCTGGCTTTGGGGGACGGTCGCTTGGGAGGCTCCGCCCCTTCCATCTGTTCAGCAGCCCCTCCTTTCTCTCAGAGCTACCGGGCAAAGCTGACCCCAGGCTGTGAGGCTGAGGCCGAGACGGAGGCCATATGCTTCTTCGTGCAGCAGTTCACGGACATGGAGCACAACAAGGTTGGTCCCGGACACCCTTGAGGCCGCCGGACCCAGAGCACTGGGCAGGAAAGGAAGGGTGGGATGGGACGCCAAGAGCGTTAAAGGCCCCCCAGCTTCACCCCTTTAATAGCCGACCCCAGCCagatgcggtggttcacgcctgtaatcccggcactttgggaggctgaggcgggcggatcacctaaggtcgggagtt
It includes:
- the FASN gene encoding fatty acid synthase, whose protein sequence is MEEVVIAGMSGKLPESENLQEFWDNLIGGVDMVTDDDRRWKAGLYGLPRRSGKLKDLSRFDASFFGVHPKQAHTMDPQLRLLLEVTYEAIVDAGINPASLRGTHTGVWVGVSGSEASEALSRDPETLVGYSMVGCQRAMMANRLSFFFDFKGPSIALDTACSSSMVALQSAYQAISSGQCPAAIVGGINVLLKPNTSVQFLRLGMLSPEGTCKAFDAEGNGYCRSEGVVAVLLTKKSLARRVYATILNAGTNTDGCKEQGVTFPSGEAQEQLIRSLYQSAGVAPESFEYIEAHGTGTKVGDPQELNGITRALCATRQEPLLIGSTKSNMGHPEPVSGLAALAKVLLSLEHGLWAPNLHFHSPHPEIPALLDGRLQVVAQPLPVRGGNVGINSFGFGGSNVHVILRPHTQPPPAPAPHASLPRLLRASGRTPEAVQELLEQGLQHSQELAFLSMLNDIAAVPTTAMPFRGYAVLGGEQGDPEVQQVPAGNRPLWFICSGMGTQWRGMGLSLMRLDHFRDSILRSDEAVKPFGLKVSQLLLSTDESTFDDIVHSFVSLTAIQIGLIDLLSCMGLRPDGIVGHSLGEVACGYADGCLSQEEAVLAAYWRGQCIKEAHLPLGAMAAVGLSWEECKQRCPPGVVPACHNSKDTVTISGPQASVFEFMEQLRKEGVFAKEVRTGGMAFHSYFMEAIAPPLLQALKKVIREPKPRSARWLSTSIPEAQWHSSLARTSSAEYNVNNLVSPVLFQEALWHVPEHAVVLEIAPHALLQAVLKRGLKPGCTIIPLMKKDHRDNLEFFLTGIGRLHLSGIDANPNALFPPVEFPAPRGTPLISPLIKWDHSLAWDVPAAEDFPNGSGSPSAAIYNIDTSPESPDHYLVDHTIDGRCIFPATGYLCIVWKTLARALGLAVEQLPVVFEDVVLHQATILPKTGTVSLEVRLLEASRAFEVSQNGNLIVSGKVYQWEDPDPKLFNHPESPTPSPEEPLFLTQAEVYKELRLRGYDYGPHFHGILEARLEGDSGRLLWKDNWVSFLDAMLQISILGLAKRSLHLPTRITAIHIDPATHRQKLYTLQDNAQVADVVVSRWLSITVAGGVHMSRVHTESAPRRQQDLQVPILEKFCFTPHVEEGCLSERAALQKELQLCKGLVQALQTKVTQQGLRMVVPGLDGAQVPQDPPQQGLPQLLSAACRLQLNGNLQLELAQVLAQKRPELPEDPLLSGLLDSPALRACLDTAVENMPSRKMKVVEVLAGHGHLYSRIPGLLGTQPLLQLSYTATDRHPQALKAAEAELQQHDIAQGQWDPADPAPSSLGSTDLLVCNCAVAALGDPASALSNMVATLREGGFLLLHTLLRGHPLGETVAFLTSAEPQYGQGILSQDAWESLFSSVSLRLVGLKKSFYGSALFLCRRPAPQDSPIFLPVDDTSFCWVESLKGILADEDSSRPVWLKAVNCATSGVVGLVNCLRQEPGGHRLRCVLLSNLSSASRVPEVDPGSAELQKVLQGDLVMNVYRDGAWGAFRHFLLEEDKPEEPTAHAFVTTLTRGDLSSIRWVCSSLRHAQPSRPGAQLCTVYYASLNFRDIMLATGKLSPEAIPGKWASQDNLLGMEFSGRDPTGKRVMGLVPAEGLATSVLLSPDFLWDVPSNWTLEEAASVPVVYCTAYYSLVVRGRVRPGETVLIHSGSGGVGQAAIAIALSLGCRVFTTVGSSEKRAYLQARFPQLDSTSFANSRDTSFEQHVLRHTGGKGVDLVLNSLAEEKLQASVRCLAQHGRFLEIGKFDLSQNHPLGMAIFLKNVTFHGILLDALLEGSAEWQEVAALLQAGIREGVVQPLKCTVFPGAQVEDAFRYMAQGKHIGKVLVQVLAEEPEAVLKGAKPTLMSAISKTFCPAYKSYIIAGGLGGLGLELAQWLIQRGAQKLVLTSRSGVRTGYQAKQVRQWRRQGVQVLVSTSNISSLEGARGLIAEAAQLGPVGGIFNLTMVLRDAMLENQTPEFFQDVCKPKYSGTLNLDRVTREACPELDYFVVFSSVSSGRGNAGQSNYGFANSAMERICEKRRHEGLPGLAVQWGAIGDVGILADTVNINATVIGGTLPQRVASCLEVLDLFLNQPHMVLSSFVLAEKAAAYRDRDGEQDLVKAVAHILGIRDLAAVNLDSSLADLGLDSLMSVEVRQTLEHKLNLVLSMREVRQLTLRKLQELSLKADAANELASPTPKEDGLTRQQTQLNLRSLLVNPEGPTLMQLNSVQSSERPLFLVHPIEGSTTVFHSLASRLSIPTYGLQCTRAAPLDSIHSLAAYYIDCIRQVQPEGPYRVAGYSYGACVAFEMCSQLQAQQSPAPTHNSLFLFDGSHTYVLAYTQSYRAKLTPGCEAEAETEAICFFVQQFTDMEHNKVLEALLPLKGLEERVAAAVDLIIKSHQGLDRQELSFAALSFYYKLRAAEQYTPKAKYHGNVMLLRAKTGGAYGEDLGADYNLSQVCDGKVSVHVIEGDHRTLLEGSGLESIVSIIHSSLAEPRVSVREG